TCTGCCACCAGTACTGAGAACTCACCGCTCTGGCCGCTGTGGTCAATTATCAGCCGGCCTACGCCCACGTTGCGTTTCTTGCCCTTGTCATTATATTCGGCAATAATGGCCATTTCGCGGTCATAATCAATATTGCAGAAACGCACCAGCAGGGAATGGTTAATGTCCTTGAGTATGTGGAAGAAGCGCATACGCGAAGATTCTTCGGACAAGCCTTCCAGCAGAGCTTTTTCCATAGGCTCGTCTTCAGGGCGGATAGGCCTGAGGATAACATCACGCCCGTCCTTGGTATGCCACGGCTTGATATACTTGGCCGGATACGGGGTAATAATAAGGTGGTTATGGTCACCCGCCGGGTTCTTGATATATTCTTCGTCTATTATTATGCGGGCATCCAGGGCAATGGCCTCTGAACCCAGCAGTGCCAGCGGGTTAATATCAATCTCCATAATCTCAGGGAAATCCACCAGCAAGTTGGAGAACTTAACCAGAGTTTCCTCAAGCAAACGCAGATTCGCCGGGGGTTTGGTGCGGAAGCCCTTGTAGAGCATTTCGTAGATTTTAGTGCCTTCCATGACCCGTCTGGCAAGCACCTGATTAAGGGGCGGCAGACCCACAGCCACATCCTTTTGGAATTCGGCTTCAATACCGCCGGAGCCAAACAGAATAACCGGCCCGAAGACCGGGTCTTTCTTTGAGCCGATAATCAGCTCGTAGTCATATTTGTCTACCATGCGCTGCAGGGTCACGCCCTCAATATTAGCCTCAGGACAGGCCACCTTTACATTTTCCATCATGGTGGCAAAGGCTTTTTCAACCTCGGCCTCGGTTTTAAGCCCCAGGATAACCCCGCCCACGTCTGATTTATGGGAAATATCCGGCGAAGCAATCTTCATCACCACCGGGAAACGCAGGGCGGACGCAATCTGGGCGGCATCTTTGCCATCCCGTGCCAAAAACGGTACGGTAGCATCAATGCCGTAGGCCTGAAGGAACTTCTTGGATTCAGTTTCGGAAAGAAGAGTGCGCCCTTCGCTGGCCACCTTCTTGAGAATAGTCCGTATGTACTCTTTGGAAGGGTCTACGTCTACTGCCAGCTCTTCGGGGGTTTCATACAGGTTTTCAAGGCCGCGGGCATAGCGGTACATGAAAATATAACCCTTAACCGCCTCTTCGGGGAACTCAAAACTGGGTATATTGTTCTGATAGAAGAGCTTCCGCGCCTCGGCCACGTTGGCATCACCCATCCACGAGGTAAGC
This sequence is a window from Dehalococcoides mccartyi 195. Protein-coding genes within it:
- a CDS encoding GNAT family N-acetyltransferase; this encodes MGTMSPASGFNATFARMEMPKPGNVAFLSQSGALGSAVLDWAIARNVGFSGFASIGSMMDVNFGDLIDYFGTDENTKSIIVYLETMGEAKKFMSAARGFARTKPIIVIKPGRFEESAQAAKSHTGSMVGNAMFVDAIFQRAGVVRVDNIGDLFSCAAILNTSNLPKGPNLAIVTNAGGPAVLATDSLMEQKGKLAHITDETVTALNPVLPPSWSKGNPMDILGDADPERYAVTLEAAIKDPGVDGVVVIYTPQGAANPLDIAKTIVKIAKKSKKPVLTSWMGDANVAEARKLFYQNNIPSFEFPEEAVKGYIFMYRYARGLENLYETPEELAVDVDPSKEYIRTILKKVASEGRTLLSETESKKFLQAYGIDATVPFLARDGKDAAQIASALRFPVVMKIASPDISHKSDVGGVILGLKTEAEVEKAFATMMENVKVACPEANIEGVTLQRMVDKYDYELIIGSKKDPVFGPVILFGSGGIEAEFQKDVAVGLPPLNQVLARRVMEGTKIYEMLYKGFRTKPPANLRLLEETLVKFSNLLVDFPEIMEIDINPLALLGSEAIALDARIIIDEEYIKNPAGDHNHLIITPYPAKYIKPWHTKDGRDVILRPIRPEDEPMEKALLEGLSEESSRMRFFHILKDINHSLLVRFCNIDYDREMAIIAEYNDKGKKRNVGVGRLIIDHSGQSGEFSVLVADDFQHHELGAKLLDMLIGIGREKGLKNLYGVVLAENVVMLNLCKDFGFNIKKDKSTEYKVNMEL